In Humulus lupulus chromosome 6, drHumLupu1.1, whole genome shotgun sequence, a single genomic region encodes these proteins:
- the LOC133781386 gene encoding disease resistance protein RPS4B-like: MKELNLGGCVCINMFPKLPRNIVRVDLSGTAIEQVPSSSFDYCTSLEALCLKDCTRLEYVSTAISKLKLLNHLDLSYCSKLKCFPNITEPMEHLVHPYLDGSGIEEIQYRSIKTLIGLRMLNLRQCKNLKSLPIGIFCTSHLEVLYLPERLELESSTFQRFEYEYYRDAYNTAKNSILNQQETAYSKEGSILFGDKIPFWFTQQSEGSSIGFKFSSNLLEIDSITLALCMVVNFEELYIHETSHIIRCECHFIKCDNTIRKRVFVFPKQEKVICYKNSNFLLMWYLNETFSNIHDTVEVSFDFSIVNVEGKQHRVGLVKKCGIHVLNSQCANSEKIPHNYFPLLLYISEVIHKLPSLTLLHL, translated from the exons ATGAAGGAGCTAAACCTAGGTGGCTGCGTGTGTATCAACATGTTTCCAAAGCTTCCGAGGAACATAGTGAGAGTAGATTTGAGTGGAACAGCAATAGAACAAGTCCCATCATCATCATTCGATTATTGTACAAGTCTTGAGGCTTTGTGTCTGAAAGATTGCACAAGGCTTGAATATGTTTCAACAGCTATTAGCAAGTTAAAATTGCTCAATCATCTTGACCTTTCTTATTGCTCCAAACTAAAGTGCTTCCCAAACATCACGGAGCCTATGGAACATTTGGTGCATCCTTATTTGGATGGTTCAGGGATTGAGGAGATACAATACAGGTCGATTAAAACTTTAATTGGGCTTCGCATGCTAAATTTGAGGCAATGCAAAAATCTTAAATCTCTTCCAATAGGTATTTTTTGTACAAGCCACCTTGAGGTTCTCTACCTACCAGAGCGTTTAGAATTGGAGAGTTCAACATTTCAGAGATTTGAGTATGAATACTACCGTGATGCTTATAACACAGCCAAAAATTCCATCTTAAATCAA CAGGAAACAGCTTACTCTAAAGAGGGTTctattctttttggcgataaaATACCATTTTGGTTCACACAACAGTCTGAAGGATCATCTATAGGCTTTAAGTTTTCATCAAATTTGCTCGAAATTGACTCAATAACGCTAGCTTTAtgtatggtggttaactttgaaGAGTTGTATATTCATGAGACGAGCCACATTATTCGTTGTGAATGCCATTTCATCAAATGTGATAACACAATTCGGAAACGGGTGTTTGTGTTTCCTAAACAGGAGAAAGTCATATGTTACAaaaattcaaacttcttgttgatGTGGTATTTGAATGAGACATTCAGCAATATTCATGACACGGTTGAGGTATCGTTTGACTTCTCCATTGTAAATGTAGAAGGGAAACAACATCGTGTTGGCCTAGTAAAAAAGTGTGGAATCCATGTGTTGAATAGCCAATGTGCAAATAGTGAGAAAATTCCTCACAACTACTTCCCATTACTGCTTTACATATCAGAGGTAATTCATAAACTTCCTTCCTTAACGTTGCTGCACCTTTAA